A window of Thermosynechococcus sp. NK55a contains these coding sequences:
- a CDS encoding GntR family transcriptional regulator, translating into MVQFHIQPDSEIPASTQLFNQISFAIAARQFPPGYRLPSTRQLAMQTGLHRNTISKVYERLEAAGLVVPQVGSGIYVRALGQEETRPRQRRPAVVPVHRIVQESVDTLLEMGYSLGQIRELFLAEIDARQKAGVRVLVTVPRHDQGAGELIVQELQQLLPIPVELVFLEDLAAVLDGDTSATVVTVRYFASMTEAVTRNRDVRVFFIDIYNYQRELEVIRQLPKGSCLGLVSLSSGTLGVAEVMIHSLRGDELLLMTAQANDSYKLNALVHRAQTIISDRASGERVKAAIAAARHELIRIPRLICCESYIDPQSVELLKREIGLTEDLPLQAKAS; encoded by the coding sequence ATGGTTCAGTTCCACATCCAACCAGATAGCGAAATTCCTGCTTCAACTCAGCTCTTTAATCAAATTAGTTTTGCGATCGCTGCACGGCAATTTCCCCCAGGCTATCGTTTGCCCAGTACGCGGCAGCTGGCTATGCAAACCGGGTTGCACCGCAACACGATCAGCAAAGTTTACGAACGCCTTGAAGCCGCTGGTTTAGTCGTACCCCAAGTGGGGTCTGGCATTTATGTCCGTGCCCTTGGCCAAGAGGAAACCCGTCCCCGCCAGCGCCGACCCGCTGTTGTGCCTGTACACCGCATTGTTCAAGAAAGTGTGGACACCCTCCTCGAAATGGGCTATTCCTTAGGTCAAATTCGCGAGTTATTCCTTGCCGAGATTGATGCTCGCCAGAAAGCTGGGGTGAGGGTTTTGGTGACAGTGCCCCGCCACGATCAAGGGGCAGGTGAGCTGATTGTTCAGGAATTGCAACAACTTCTGCCAATTCCTGTGGAACTGGTTTTTCTTGAAGATTTAGCAGCAGTTCTCGATGGTGACACCTCGGCAACGGTAGTTACGGTGCGCTATTTTGCCAGCATGACGGAGGCCGTCACCCGCAATAGGGACGTGCGGGTATTTTTCATCGACATTTACAACTACCAGCGGGAACTGGAAGTAATACGGCAATTGCCGAAGGGCTCCTGCTTGGGGTTGGTCAGCCTCAGTTCCGGTACACTGGGTGTCGCAGAGGTAATGATCCACAGCCTGCGGGGGGATGAGCTCCTCTTGATGACGGCTCAAGCCAACGATAGCTATAAGCTGAATGCCCTTGTCCACCGCGCCCAGACAATCATTAGCGATCGCGCCAGTGGCGAACGAGTCAAAGCAGCCATTGCGGCGGCTCGCCATGAGTTGATTCGTATTCCCCGTCTCATTTGCTGCGAAAGCTACATTGATCCGCAGTCGGTTGAACTCCTGAAACGGGAAATTGGCCTGACGGAGGATCTTCCTCTCCAAGCCAAAGCCTCTTGA
- a CDS encoding inositol monophosphatase family protein: protein MNSGFWSEVLETCQQIQQVVAPRLLEWAGQSPSDRKADGSLVTRADLWADQKITAMLQQQFPHHGYLSEEGNHTYGGEQWCWIIDPIDGTTNYSHGLPIWCIALSLLYQGTPVFGYVHVPGLQQTFHGFYQAPDHANGAYLNEKPIRVKVSEPNLQTFFSLCARSTDVLKRSFPCKIRMLGSASYNLLTVAAGYTLGAVERTPRIWDLAPAWPIVHAAGGHWQWLDPPEPWQRMFPLQPGHEAGSRIFHTLVSASSSLGQFFAAYIV from the coding sequence ATGAACTCAGGGTTTTGGTCTGAGGTGCTGGAAACTTGTCAACAGATTCAACAGGTGGTTGCCCCTCGTCTGCTGGAGTGGGCAGGGCAGTCCCCCAGCGATCGCAAAGCCGATGGCAGCCTTGTTACCCGCGCCGACCTTTGGGCCGATCAGAAAATCACTGCGATGCTGCAACAGCAGTTTCCCCACCATGGCTACCTGAGCGAAGAGGGAAACCATACCTACGGTGGTGAACAGTGGTGTTGGATAATTGATCCCATTGATGGCACGACCAACTATAGTCATGGTCTACCCATTTGGTGTATTGCCCTAAGTCTGCTCTACCAAGGCACACCCGTATTTGGCTATGTGCACGTTCCCGGCTTGCAGCAAACGTTTCATGGCTTCTATCAAGCGCCTGATCACGCCAACGGTGCCTATTTGAATGAGAAACCCATTCGCGTCAAGGTCAGTGAGCCAAATTTGCAGACGTTTTTTAGTCTTTGTGCCCGCAGCACCGATGTGCTCAAGCGTTCCTTTCCCTGCAAAATTCGCATGTTGGGATCCGCCAGTTATAATTTGCTGACCGTTGCTGCTGGTTACACGCTCGGGGCCGTTGAGCGCACACCTCGCATTTGGGATCTTGCCCCCGCTTGGCCAATTGTCCATGCGGCCGGTGGTCATTGGCAATGGTTGGACCCACCAGAACCGTGGCAAAGAATGTTTCCCCTGCAGCCGGGACATGAGGCCGGGAGTCGTATCTTTCATACACTGGTGAGTGCCAGTTCCAGCTTGGGACAATTTTTTGCAGCGTACATTGTTTGA
- a CDS encoding DUF6671 family protein has product MFKSTESYFQGRTALLATKHGKEQVIAPALARLGVTVVVASDFDSDRFGTFSREIPRCGTQAEAALAKAEAVLAQTDADLVIASEGSFGPHPQFPMLPSDRELILLLDRRHDLVLRGEVLSLDTNFSHATVSNLEEALAFGARVGFPSHGLIAMAQAEPLPNTPIFKGIQSEEQLQRAIATLQTHSSTLHLETDMRAHMNPTRMQVIAQAAADLVQGMAQGCPQCGSPGFVAREHLPGLPCELCGAPTSAIKASRYRCQRCLYELTLPVPETAADPSQCYFCNP; this is encoded by the coding sequence ATGTTTAAGTCAACAGAGTCCTATTTCCAAGGCCGAACGGCCCTTCTGGCCACGAAGCACGGCAAAGAACAGGTGATTGCCCCTGCCCTTGCCCGCCTAGGGGTGACGGTTGTGGTTGCCAGTGACTTTGATAGCGATCGCTTTGGTACCTTTAGCCGTGAAATTCCCCGCTGTGGCACCCAAGCGGAGGCGGCGCTTGCTAAGGCAGAAGCGGTGCTGGCGCAAACGGATGCCGACTTAGTCATTGCCAGTGAGGGGAGCTTTGGCCCCCATCCTCAATTTCCGATGCTCCCGAGCGATCGCGAACTCATCCTTCTTTTAGATCGCCGCCATGATCTGGTATTGCGGGGGGAGGTCCTCTCCCTAGACACTAACTTTAGCCATGCCACCGTCAGTAATCTTGAAGAGGCCTTGGCCTTTGGAGCCCGGGTCGGCTTTCCATCCCATGGTTTAATTGCGATGGCCCAGGCTGAGCCGCTGCCCAATACGCCAATTTTCAAAGGGATTCAAAGCGAGGAACAGTTGCAAAGGGCGATCGCCACCCTGCAAACCCATAGCTCCACCCTTCACCTTGAAACCGATATGCGTGCCCACATGAACCCCACGCGCATGCAGGTGATAGCTCAAGCTGCTGCTGACCTTGTTCAAGGAATGGCTCAGGGCTGTCCCCAGTGTGGTTCGCCGGGGTTTGTGGCTCGTGAGCACCTGCCGGGGCTCCCCTGTGAACTGTGTGGGGCACCCACAAGTGCAATCAAAGCTAGCCGTTACCGCTGTCAACGCTGTTTATACGAGCTCACGCTACCTGTCCCGGAAACCGCTGCCGATCCCAGTCAATGCTACTTCTGCAATCCCTAG
- a CDS encoding L-threonylcarbamoyladenylate synthase, with the protein MAQVSMAALVAAVRTGNWLISFPTDTVPALASRCDRGELIYTAKERQPDKPLILMGANPEQLWPFVRGSAAEWEQWLAMAARYWPGAVTFVLPAAELPPGLNPLGTGTIGLRVPDWPPAQALLQQTGPLATTSINRSGQPPLVELGAIAREFPQVLTLHPWQLPPSPAEPSTVVQWQSGQWHILRQGRVQIETP; encoded by the coding sequence ATGGCACAGGTGAGTATGGCCGCCTTGGTGGCCGCAGTGCGCACAGGCAATTGGTTGATTAGTTTTCCCACAGATACAGTGCCCGCCTTGGCCAGTCGTTGCGATCGCGGGGAATTGATCTATACCGCCAAGGAACGTCAACCGGATAAGCCCTTGATCCTCATGGGCGCTAATCCTGAGCAACTCTGGCCCTTTGTGCGCGGCAGTGCTGCTGAATGGGAGCAGTGGTTGGCAATGGCGGCGCGTTATTGGCCGGGGGCAGTGACCTTCGTGCTGCCCGCTGCTGAACTGCCGCCGGGTTTGAATCCCCTAGGTACAGGCACAATTGGCTTACGAGTTCCCGACTGGCCGCCTGCCCAAGCCCTCCTCCAGCAAACAGGACCGTTGGCCACCACCAGTATTAACCGCTCAGGTCAGCCGCCACTCGTTGAATTGGGGGCGATCGCCCGCGAATTTCCCCAAGTTTTAACGCTCCACCCTTGGCAGTTACCCCCTAGCCCTGCGGAACCCTCAACCGTGGTGCAATGGCAATCGGGGCAGTGGCACATCCTGCGCCAAGGGCGAGTGCAGATTGAAACCCCCTAG
- a CDS encoding RNA methyltransferase yields the protein MDTLPAVRIVLVEPQGEINIGSIARVMKNMGLQQLWMVSPRCDPKGELAQRWAVHAEDVLQQAKVTDSLEAALADCQRVFATVGRDVADLALPCWTPRQAAPQLLAVAQSALVFGREDRGLTNAELECAHGLVKIPTANTYPSLNLAQAVAVCCYELWLTACDSVGTFPHRDAVPFERLQGFYDHLEQVLLQIGFLYPHTAASRMTKVRSLLGRAYPTEAEVALLRGMVRQVEWAIQHAATIPSETFPLK from the coding sequence GTGGATACCCTTCCTGCAGTGCGGATTGTCCTCGTTGAACCCCAAGGGGAGATCAATATCGGCAGCATTGCCCGCGTCATGAAAAATATGGGGTTACAGCAGTTGTGGATGGTCAGTCCCCGCTGTGATCCGAAGGGAGAGCTAGCCCAGCGCTGGGCAGTTCATGCAGAGGATGTGCTGCAGCAAGCAAAAGTGACCGATTCCCTTGAGGCAGCGCTGGCGGATTGTCAGCGCGTCTTTGCCACCGTGGGGCGAGATGTGGCGGATTTGGCATTACCCTGTTGGACACCGCGTCAGGCAGCACCGCAACTCTTGGCTGTAGCGCAGTCGGCACTGGTGTTTGGGCGCGAGGATCGGGGGCTCACGAATGCAGAATTGGAGTGTGCCCATGGTTTGGTGAAAATTCCTACGGCCAATACCTATCCATCTTTGAATCTGGCGCAAGCTGTTGCCGTATGCTGCTATGAGTTATGGTTGACGGCCTGCGACAGTGTGGGAACTTTTCCCCACAGGGATGCTGTTCCCTTTGAGCGGTTGCAGGGGTTTTATGACCATTTAGAGCAGGTGCTGCTCCAGATTGGTTTTTTGTATCCCCATACCGCTGCGAGTCGTATGACCAAGGTGCGATCGCTCCTCGGGCGCGCCTACCCCACCGAGGCCGAAGTGGCACTATTGCGGGGCATGGTTCGTCAGGTGGAGTGGGCGATTCAGCACGCAGCCACGATTCCTTCAGAGACCTTTCCTCTAAAGTAA
- a CDS encoding NAD(P)H-dependent glycerol-3-phosphate dehydrogenase codes for MSPRVLILGLGHWGQTLAYLFEQRGCRVSCWGRSQGALSAALFQDIHLLVSALPIKAVREVAAQVSRLHLPLGIILVSATKGLESKTFATAADIWQTYCPHHDLVVLSGPNLASEIQQGLPAAAVVGGNLAATKQVQDCLGSPTFRLYSNEDRRGVEMGGIFKNVIAIACGVNDGLGLGVNARSALITRGLVEMVRVGTHWGGQVETFYGLSGLGDLLATCTSALSRNYQVGWHLAQGKSLSQALALTKGTAEGVNTAQVLCTYAQQHQLDIPITAMVNAVLGGSLTPQAALNCLLERPFKPEVIPGQ; via the coding sequence ATGTCCCCAAGGGTATTGATTTTGGGCTTAGGTCATTGGGGACAAACACTGGCATACCTATTTGAGCAACGGGGGTGTAGAGTTTCCTGCTGGGGGCGATCGCAGGGGGCGCTTTCGGCTGCTCTTTTCCAGGACATTCATTTGCTGGTTTCGGCTCTCCCTATCAAAGCGGTACGGGAAGTGGCTGCCCAAGTTAGCCGCCTTCACCTCCCCTTGGGAATCATTCTTGTGAGTGCCACAAAAGGCCTAGAATCAAAAACCTTTGCCACAGCGGCGGATATTTGGCAAACTTACTGTCCACATCACGATCTTGTGGTGCTTTCGGGACCCAACCTAGCCAGTGAAATCCAGCAGGGATTGCCGGCAGCAGCCGTGGTGGGGGGCAATCTAGCAGCAACCAAGCAGGTTCAAGATTGCTTGGGCAGTCCCACGTTTCGCCTCTACAGCAATGAGGACCGGCGGGGTGTTGAAATGGGGGGCATCTTCAAAAATGTGATTGCGATCGCCTGTGGCGTCAATGATGGCCTCGGTCTTGGCGTCAATGCCCGCTCTGCCCTGATTACCCGCGGACTGGTGGAAATGGTGCGGGTGGGTACCCACTGGGGCGGACAAGTGGAAACCTTCTACGGCCTTTCAGGATTAGGGGATCTGCTTGCCACCTGTACGAGTGCCCTCAGTCGCAATTATCAAGTGGGGTGGCATCTTGCCCAGGGTAAGTCCCTCTCCCAAGCCCTAGCCTTGACCAAGGGCACTGCTGAAGGGGTGAACACTGCTCAGGTGCTCTGCACCTATGCTCAGCAGCATCAGTTAGATATTCCGATCACTGCAATGGTGAATGCTGTTCTAGGTGGCTCTCTCACGCCTCAGGCTGCCCTCAATTGTCTTTTGGAGCGTCCCTTCAAGCCTGAGGTTATTCCTGGACAGTAG
- the ggt gene encoding gamma-glutamyltransferase — MGQGFTLGKVEQWGRSPLLVIVLAVTLFPALPAPAQTLSQRGMVTAAQPAAAKAGRDILKAGGNAVDAAVATALMIAVVEPYAAGLGGGGFALVYHAQSQTIRALDFRERAPLQATPTMYLNEKGEVIPRASLDGVLTAGTPGTVAGLAALHQRYGQLPWSQVVTPAIQAAQQGFAVTPSYRQWATMRQAVLRQDATAARIFLRDGQVPPLGTVIQQPDLAKTLATIARNPRSFYEGWIARAIADFMVQQGGKMTQEDLRTYRPVWREPICGTYRAFQVCSMPPPSSGGVTLVQMLNLWQLLPPAPIASDRGHYLASVMQIAYADRARYLGDSDFVPVPVAALTSRHYAQQRVTEILPRRARPQSAVSAATPIQLAESDNTSHLNVVDAQGNAVSLTFTINGPFGAGVVVPQTGILLNNEMDDFAIAPNQPNLFGVVGIQSDKTPLANGIEPGKRPLSSMSPTIVLKDNRLNMVLGSPGGSRIISTVLQLFLNVVDLGQDAATAIASPRIHQQWTPDILFVEPTLPDAWIQTWRQWGYRVEQTRPWGNASLIRVLEHGQLEGAADPRGEGAAIGW, encoded by the coding sequence ATGGGGCAAGGGTTCACTCTAGGGAAGGTTGAGCAGTGGGGGCGATCGCCCCTCCTCGTGATTGTCCTAGCCGTTACACTTTTTCCTGCTCTCCCTGCCCCCGCTCAAACGCTTAGCCAGCGGGGAATGGTTACAGCGGCTCAACCTGCCGCAGCAAAAGCAGGTAGAGACATTCTCAAAGCAGGGGGCAATGCTGTGGATGCAGCGGTGGCAACTGCATTGATGATTGCCGTTGTTGAGCCCTATGCGGCGGGGCTGGGCGGTGGTGGCTTTGCCCTTGTGTATCACGCCCAATCCCAAACCATTCGTGCCCTTGATTTTCGGGAGCGGGCACCCCTGCAAGCGACACCAACGATGTATCTCAACGAGAAGGGGGAGGTGATTCCCCGTGCCAGTTTGGATGGGGTCTTAACCGCAGGCACCCCCGGCACCGTTGCTGGCCTAGCTGCTTTGCACCAACGCTATGGTCAACTGCCCTGGTCTCAGGTCGTCACTCCCGCCATTCAGGCCGCTCAGCAGGGATTTGCCGTTACTCCCTCTTATCGGCAGTGGGCGACAATGCGCCAAGCCGTTCTGCGGCAGGATGCTACTGCCGCGCGTATTTTCCTCAGAGATGGCCAAGTTCCCCCCTTGGGTACGGTGATTCAACAGCCAGACTTGGCAAAAACCTTGGCGACGATCGCCCGCAATCCGAGAAGCTTTTATGAGGGTTGGATTGCTAGAGCGATCGCCGACTTTATGGTGCAGCAAGGGGGCAAAATGACCCAAGAGGATTTACGAACCTATCGCCCCGTTTGGCGAGAGCCAATTTGTGGCACCTACCGTGCGTTTCAGGTCTGTTCGATGCCACCCCCCTCTTCTGGTGGCGTTACCCTTGTGCAAATGCTCAACCTCTGGCAACTGTTGCCCCCTGCTCCTATCGCCAGCGATCGCGGTCACTACCTAGCCAGCGTGATGCAAATTGCCTATGCTGATCGCGCCCGTTACCTCGGAGATAGTGACTTTGTGCCTGTGCCTGTCGCTGCCCTCACCAGTCGTCACTATGCCCAACAGCGGGTCACTGAAATTCTTCCCCGTCGTGCCCGTCCCCAAAGTGCTGTGAGCGCGGCAACCCCGATCCAACTCGCAGAGTCGGACAATACCAGTCACCTAAATGTGGTGGATGCCCAAGGGAATGCCGTCAGCTTGACATTTACAATCAATGGGCCCTTTGGGGCGGGTGTGGTTGTGCCGCAAACGGGGATTCTGTTGAACAATGAAATGGATGATTTTGCCATTGCCCCCAATCAACCCAATCTCTTTGGTGTTGTCGGTATTCAATCGGACAAGACTCCCCTAGCCAATGGTATCGAACCGGGTAAGCGTCCCCTCTCAAGCATGAGTCCAACAATTGTGCTAAAAGACAACCGCCTCAATATGGTTTTAGGCTCCCCCGGCGGCAGTCGAATTATTAGCACTGTGCTGCAACTGTTTTTGAACGTCGTTGATTTAGGGCAGGATGCCGCCACCGCCATTGCTAGTCCTCGGATTCATCAGCAGTGGACACCGGATATCCTCTTTGTCGAGCCAACCCTGCCTGATGCTTGGATACAAACGTGGCGGCAGTGGGGCTATCGGGTAGAACAAACCCGTCCGTGGGGCAACGCCAGCTTAATTCGCGTTTTGGAGCATGGACAATTAGAAGGGGCAGCCGATCCTCGAGGGGAAGGTGCTGCCATTGGCTGGTAG
- a CDS encoding ABC transporter ATP-binding protein: protein MVQPLLTLRNVCRSFGGLKAVDRVSFSVETGEIFGIIGPNGAGKTTLFNLLTGLIPLTSGEILFQQQPLHRLKPHQIAALGIARTFQNIRLFPEMSVWENVRLGQHLHAPASFRANLWGAPSVRYAQERLENRAKELLYWVNLYERRHERAGNLPYGEQRRLELARALALQPRLLLLDEPAAGMNPKEKQELCELIRRLKETFELTVILIEHHVPLVMSLCDRLAVLDFGQLIALGDPLRVKNDPKVIEAYLGGDV from the coding sequence ATGGTGCAGCCCCTCCTAACCTTAAGGAATGTGTGCCGCTCCTTTGGTGGCCTCAAGGCTGTTGATCGGGTATCCTTTAGCGTTGAAACGGGTGAAATTTTCGGCATTATTGGCCCCAATGGTGCCGGTAAAACCACCCTTTTTAACCTCCTGACGGGGTTAATTCCTCTTACTTCAGGGGAAATCCTGTTTCAGCAGCAGCCTTTGCACCGGCTTAAGCCTCACCAGATTGCTGCTTTGGGGATTGCCCGCACGTTTCAAAATATTCGCCTCTTTCCGGAGATGAGTGTTTGGGAGAATGTTCGCCTGGGACAGCATCTCCATGCCCCTGCCAGTTTTCGGGCCAACCTTTGGGGGGCGCCCTCTGTACGCTATGCTCAGGAACGCTTGGAGAATCGCGCCAAGGAACTCCTCTACTGGGTCAATCTCTACGAGCGGCGCCACGAGCGAGCAGGCAACTTACCCTATGGTGAACAACGCCGCCTTGAACTGGCGCGTGCCTTGGCACTGCAACCACGCTTGCTCTTGTTGGATGAACCGGCTGCGGGCATGAATCCCAAGGAAAAGCAAGAGCTCTGTGAGTTGATTCGCCGCCTCAAGGAGACCTTTGAACTGACCGTAATTCTCATTGAGCACCATGTGCCCTTGGTGATGAGTTTGTGCGATCGCTTGGCCGTATTAGACTTTGGTCAACTCATTGCCCTAGGAGATCCCCTGAGGGTGAAAAATGATCCCAAGGTGATTGAGGCCTATCTTGGCGGTGATGTTTAA
- the proB gene encoding glutamate 5-kinase, translated as MAQTLVVKIGTSSLTGGKEGNLALATIAQLVEVLCHCQRRGDRVVLVSSGAVGVGAMRLGLTERPQQLAQKQAVAAVGQGHLMRMYDDLFAVLRQPIAQILVTRQNFVDRQSYLNIYNTFQALFGLGVIPIVNENDTVAVDELKFGDNDTLSALVASLVEADWLFLLTDVDRLYSADPRIDKTAVPIERVVSLAELAHTIQIGSAGSPWGTGGMATKIRAAEIATEAGVRTVITDGRSPTNLLKILAGEALGTHFEPRPKTINARKRWIARALIPKGELWLDEGAVKAITVGGKSLLAAGITRVEGEFQAQDAVKLCDPAGAEIARGLVNYNSEEIRRVQGQQSTELANILGYAGADTIVHRDNLVLTL; from the coding sequence ATGGCACAAACACTGGTTGTCAAAATTGGCACATCGAGCTTAACGGGGGGCAAAGAAGGAAACCTGGCCTTGGCCACCATTGCCCAACTGGTGGAGGTTCTGTGTCACTGTCAACGGCGGGGCGATCGCGTGGTGCTCGTCTCCTCTGGGGCGGTGGGCGTGGGTGCTATGCGCTTGGGCCTGACAGAACGTCCCCAACAATTAGCCCAAAAACAAGCAGTGGCAGCAGTGGGTCAAGGGCACCTGATGCGGATGTACGATGATCTCTTTGCGGTGCTGCGTCAGCCCATTGCCCAAATCCTGGTGACACGGCAAAATTTTGTCGATCGCCAGAGCTACCTGAATATCTACAACACGTTTCAAGCGCTGTTTGGACTGGGTGTCATTCCCATCGTCAATGAAAACGATACAGTGGCGGTGGATGAACTCAAGTTTGGTGACAATGATACCCTCTCAGCCCTTGTGGCGAGCCTTGTCGAAGCCGATTGGTTATTTCTGCTCACAGATGTCGATCGCCTCTATTCAGCGGATCCACGCATTGATAAGACAGCCGTTCCCATTGAGCGGGTGGTCTCCTTAGCCGAGTTAGCACACACCATTCAAATTGGGTCTGCTGGCTCCCCTTGGGGCACCGGCGGCATGGCCACCAAAATTCGGGCTGCGGAAATTGCCACAGAAGCCGGGGTGCGCACCGTTATTACCGATGGGCGATCGCCCACCAACCTCCTCAAAATCCTTGCGGGTGAAGCCTTGGGCACCCACTTTGAACCTCGTCCCAAAACCATCAATGCCCGTAAACGCTGGATTGCCCGTGCCCTCATTCCCAAAGGCGAGTTATGGCTAGACGAGGGTGCCGTTAAGGCAATTACCGTGGGTGGCAAGTCCCTCCTAGCAGCAGGCATTACCCGTGTGGAAGGGGAGTTTCAGGCTCAAGATGCCGTTAAGCTCTGTGACCCCGCAGGAGCTGAAATTGCCCGTGGCCTTGTCAACTACAACAGTGAAGAAATTCGTCGTGTGCAGGGGCAACAATCCACGGAATTGGCCAACATCCTCGGCTATGCCGGTGCCGATACAATTGTCCACCGTGACAACCTAGTGCTGACCCTGTAA
- a CDS encoding serine hydrolase gives MVAQSRSMVQSSGLSSLPRPVTPPPPPRPNLFLITFRCGVSGVALAAMVGTLLSVVHPQDLSLKNTAVQAIAPEAPSPTLPPERPLTSLQQQIQQLVTRQPNLTAGLYFFNLDSGASLNVGGDEVFPAASTIKFPILVAFFKAVDEGRVRLHERLTMRPDLIAPEAGTLQYQKPNSQYSALEVAELMITISDNTATNMIIDRLEGTAALNQQFQEWGLENTVIHNLLPDMKGTNTTSPRDLATLMLKVGQGEILSPRSRDRLLDIMRRTVTNTLLPAGLGKGATIAHKTGDIGIVVGDAGMVDMPNGQRYVAAMMVKRPYNDPRGSELIRQVSRMVYQAFEKLSPAQL, from the coding sequence ATGGTTGCTCAGTCTCGTTCAATGGTTCAGTCCTCCGGTCTTTCCTCACTCCCTCGGCCAGTCACACCCCCGCCGCCGCCCCGTCCCAATTTGTTCTTGATTACTTTTCGCTGTGGCGTTAGTGGGGTGGCCCTTGCTGCGATGGTGGGCACACTCCTCTCTGTAGTGCACCCTCAGGATTTGTCCTTAAAGAACACAGCAGTGCAGGCGATCGCTCCTGAGGCACCAAGTCCAACCTTGCCCCCCGAACGCCCACTGACCAGCCTGCAACAGCAAATTCAACAACTGGTTACGCGTCAACCCAATCTGACGGCGGGGCTGTACTTTTTTAATCTAGATTCCGGTGCTTCCCTCAATGTCGGCGGTGATGAGGTTTTTCCTGCTGCCTCTACGATTAAGTTTCCCATTCTTGTTGCCTTTTTCAAGGCGGTGGATGAGGGACGAGTCAGGCTCCACGAACGCCTCACAATGCGCCCCGATCTCATCGCCCCTGAGGCCGGTACATTGCAATACCAAAAGCCCAACTCCCAGTACTCCGCCCTTGAGGTGGCAGAGTTAATGATTACGATTAGCGACAACACGGCAACGAATATGATCATTGATCGCCTTGAAGGCACCGCCGCGCTGAACCAACAGTTTCAGGAATGGGGCTTAGAAAATACGGTGATCCACAATCTGCTGCCCGATATGAAGGGCACCAACACCACTAGTCCCCGGGATTTGGCAACGCTGATGCTCAAAGTTGGTCAGGGGGAAATTCTCTCGCCCCGTAGTCGCGATCGCCTGCTAGACATTATGCGGCGCACGGTCACTAATACGCTCTTGCCCGCTGGTCTTGGCAAAGGGGCCACCATTGCCCACAAAACGGGAGATATTGGTATTGTGGTTGGGGATGCGGGCATGGTAGATATGCCCAATGGCCAACGCTATGTAGCTGCAATGATGGTGAAACGCCCCTACAATGATCCCCGAGGGAGTGAACTGATTCGCCAAGTCTCGCGGATGGTTTACCAAGCCTTTGAGAAACTTTCTCCCGCTCAGCTTTAG